From Streptomyces sp. NBC_01754, a single genomic window includes:
- a CDS encoding ABC transporter ATP-binding protein: MVAPPDNDVIWARSLHHSHNGSPGLGGVSLGVRDGEVLAVTGPRGSGKTTLLHCLSGQLVPQEGEVWFNSVPVHTMGPRLREQLRRDRFGWIGAEPELVPELTAWENAALPLLLRGISHRAAKRAATEWLERLDIGPLAKKRPHALLQSQRQRISVARALAASPTVIFADEPTATLHRAERSQLLRTLTTAARSHGITVVLATHDAEIASLADRTVCLLDGRSITTLALPAVPDTEGASACSLSV; encoded by the coding sequence ATGGTGGCCCCGCCCGACAACGACGTGATCTGGGCACGTTCCCTGCACCACTCCCACAACGGATCCCCCGGGCTCGGCGGTGTCTCCCTCGGTGTCCGCGACGGGGAGGTACTCGCCGTGACCGGTCCGCGCGGGAGCGGCAAGACGACGTTGCTGCACTGCCTCTCGGGCCAGCTGGTCCCCCAGGAGGGCGAGGTCTGGTTCAACAGCGTCCCCGTCCACACCATGGGCCCCCGGCTGCGCGAACAGCTGCGCCGCGACCGGTTCGGCTGGATCGGCGCCGAACCGGAACTCGTACCGGAGCTCACCGCCTGGGAGAACGCGGCGCTCCCCCTGCTGCTGCGGGGCATCTCGCACCGGGCGGCCAAGAGGGCCGCGACCGAGTGGCTGGAGCGCCTCGACATCGGCCCGCTCGCGAAGAAGCGTCCGCACGCCCTGCTCCAGTCGCAGCGCCAGCGGATCTCCGTGGCCCGTGCGCTGGCCGCCTCCCCGACCGTGATCTTCGCCGACGAGCCGACCGCCACACTGCACCGGGCCGAGCGCTCCCAACTGCTGCGGACGCTGACCACGGCGGCGCGTTCCCACGGCATCACGGTCGTGCTCGCCACCCACGACGCGGAGATCGCCTCCCTCGCCGACCGCACCGTCTGCCTGCTGGACGGCCGCAGCATCACCACCCTCGCCCTGCCCGCCGTGCCCGATACGGAAGGCGCCTCGGCGTGCTCGCTCTCCGTCTGA